The DNA region GAAACGTACTTCCGTAGCGCCTGAATGCCGTACCACTGGGCAATAAAGGGTATCCTTAAGCGCCACGTTTCCTCCTGGGATTGTTGCTCCTGGACTGCAAATTTATTTAACACAGTCcgtattatttcttttgtatatGGATTAAATTCGTTCTCGATGTCCTTTCCCACTGCCTGGTACGTGTCGTCAATTTGCAAACGTTGCAGATCCAGCGATTCTGCCATTACACTCATCAGCAACACGTGTAAGGCTTTGGAGAGGAAGTTCTGCGAGAGAATACATAGCACGCCATCCTTGACAGACCCCCCGATCTTGTGCCATTTCGATACGCCCTCCACTGCAGAGCAAGGTGAGTTCTCTAGAAGTTCCTCCAGCGTTTCGAAAATCCTCGTGGACGACTTTTTCATAGCCCTTTCACGGAAGTCTAACTCTCCATCGTACATTGGTACTGCATCCAGGTTCAATTGGCCCTCCGCCTCCCTGGTCTCGAATTCCGACTCGGTCTTGGCAAAACTTAGTATGTCCATGTACGGCTTGGACAGCCCAAACAGCTGTGTTTCGTCAAAACTAATGGGTTCCTCAGGAACAAACTCCTTCATCAACAGAACCGTGTTCGAGTGCTTCCGTTGTTTCAGCACCCATGTCTTGTCATGCGAGCACAGCACGACCTCTGACTTGTCTTCATCTAGCGACTTGAACCTTAATTGGTTATTTTGTGCGGGATCCTGAATGATGTCTAGCAGTTCTGGCGTCAACTGGATCAGTTTGTAAGACGTGTCGTACTCGGATGCGGAATGTAGGTTGATGGACATGGTATGCGATTACAGACGAGTAGAACCCTGGTAGCTTCTACCTTCGTTCTACAGTGCTTAGttaaccatttttttcttgactttttttttcactttatACAATACGCAGCTTGTTCTAACAGAAAACACGAAAACCTTGCAAGACAAAAGGATAATCCACCAACAGAGGGCATCTGGATGCTGCTGCTCTAGCGCGTCGCTGTTAGCTGCCTTTGATAACCATTGCAGTACTCCTTATTACTCTTCTGGACCAGCAGGCACAAAACCCTAGTTGAAAGTTAGGGCTCCTTATGCATCTGTCAGCAGCTAAGACCTAGGGTTTTTCTCGagaaattgcaaaaagtaaataaaaacaatagTAAACAGAAGGCTTTGATATTCAATGAGGAGATTTCTCGTTAGGCCAGAGCACCGCTAATCTGATCTGCACCTGCCTCTCACTGCTACCGCtattgctgctgctgttaCTTATTGCGGGCCCACACTAGACGCCAATTGTTACCTGGTTTGCCAAACAGTATAGAGCCTGCCTCATCATGGAGAAAGACCTCTCGTCTCTTTACTCCCAGGAAAACGGTGGAGGAAATCATGAGACCCACTTCATAATCAAATTGTTCAAATCCGTTCTCGAGGCCTCGTCGAAGGCTGGTCATTCGCTACTGGATGAGAACAGATCGCTCTCGAAATGGACCGATGATGTGTTTACTCGATCGGTGATTTATCGCGGTTCTGATGACTTGATATGGGGCGAATTCTTCATCTGCGTGTATAAACCATCCACAAGCACTAAGCTAAATGCTATAATATTCGATAAATTGGGCACGTCATGTTTTCAATCAGTGGATATATCTCCCGATTCACAGTACTATCCGGCCATTGAGAATTTGAGTCCAACAGATCAGGAAAGTAATGTCAAGAAATGTATTGCCGTTGTTCTGCTCAAACGCTACCCTTTGCTGTCTCGATCAGATTTATCCCGAATTTTGTCCAacacttcaaaaaaatgtgacTATGACCCTACTCATGCAGGAGATCTGGCTAGCAGTTGTCAACTGATAACAGCAGCCCCTCCAGAAGATGTAGGGAAGTGGTTGTTTGCGTCCGGatttttgcaaaataaAGTCATCAATTCAGCTTTGCTGGACGTCATCTATGAAAACAATGAGTCTACCATTGAACTCAATAACAGACTAGTATTCCATTTGGGCGAACAACTTGAACAACTTTTCAATCCAGTTACAGAGTACTCACCAGAACAAACAGAGTATGGCTACAAAGCACCAGACGATGACAAGGCTACCGAATCTGATGACGTCCTTGTGAAGGCCATTTGCAACGAGCTGTTGCAATTACAGACAAATTTTACCTTTAACTTGGTGGAATTCTTAcagaaatttttaattGTTTTAAGAGTTAAAGTTCTCAATGAAGAGGTTGATGGGTTGTCCACTGCCAAACTGAACCGACTCTTTCCTCCCACCATAGATGAAGTCACCAGAATAAATTGTATTTTCCTGGACTCTTTGAAAACAGCAACCCCCTACGGATCCCTCGAAGTGCTCAAAGCATGCAGTATAACCAttccttatttttataaGGCATACACAAGACATGAGGCAGCcaccaaaaatttcagcaAAGATATTAAGTTGTTCGCCAGACATTTCAGCAAGGTGATTCCAGAGAGGGATATTTATacagaaatgaaaatcGAAACCATAATCAAGGGTCCCCAGGAGAAATTGTTAAAATTAAAGCTAATTGTAGAAAGGTTAtggaaatccaaaaaatggaaaccCGAAAACCAGGAAGTAGCCAAGAAATATTACGATAATGTTGTTGATGTCATTCATTCGTTTGGTAATTTAGACTCTCCCCTGACTTCATATAGTACAAGAGTCTTTACCCCCTCAGGAAAAATTCTTACGGAATTAGCCAAATGTTGGCCTGTGGAACTACAATACAAAtggctgaaaagaagagtcGTTGGTGTGTACGATGTAGTGGATATAatcgatgaaaagaagaagaatttatTAGTCATATTTAGTGATTATGTTGTCTTTATCAATATACTGGAATCAGAAAGCTATTACGCTTCAGATGGATCAAACAGGCCCTTGATTTCAGATATTTTAATGAACTCGTTAATCAATGAAGTACCGTTACCCTCAAAGATTCCGAAGTTAAAAGTAGAACGTCATTGCTATATAGACGAGATATTGGTTTCTATATTGGACGAGAATTCATTGCGCTTTGATTGCTTAAAGGGGAAAGACTCTTTTTCAGTCGTTTGTAAATTATCCTCCTCTTTTATCTCTTCCTCGACAGTGGCTGATTTAATTACGAAGGCTAGAATTTTGGAGAAGGATACCGCATTCCATCTTTTCAAAGCTAGTAGAAGTCATTTCACATTGTATTCCACCGCACATGAGCTTTGTGCTTACGATGCAGAGAAAATTAAATCGAAATTTGCCTTATTCTTAAATATACCACCATCAGAAGAAATATTGGACATGAACAATCTTCATTTGGctttctttgcaaaattTGCCAAGGAAGGTGATAGTAATAGCCTGATACGTTTGGACATTCTAACTAAAAACGGGAAAAAGCATGTTCAAATTGCATCCAATAACATCGTTTCTACCATAATTAATCAACTGGCTATCGAGATACCGATATGTTACTCTTCCTTGAAGTCACCTTTGGTCCAAGATTTACTTTTCGTAAATGTGAATTTAATCGAAAGTTTGGAACATAAATTGAAGGAGGCCAAGCGTAATTCACCGGATGCATCCAAGGATAGTAATAGTAAAGCTTCTGATGTGGGTAATTTTGACGCCACtcatgaaaagaaaagatcgTATGGTACAATAACAACATTTAGAAGCTATACGAGTGACTTAAAGGACAGTTCGGCAGCAGGTAAAAGTAAACTCACAAAGGAAGCTAAGCAAATATCACCAGTCAAACCAATAAAAAAGGCGAGGGAAATTCCCAAGGAAACGAAAATAGTGGGAGGTGATTCCAGGAGAGACGATATAGAGAAGCAGCAAGGtaaaaaaagcaaaggTTTTTTTGGTGCATTGAAAAGTGTATTTggaaataagaaaaaaagtaaaccTATACCACCTCAAAAGGCACCTCAAAAAAGTTCACAGAGACTACCTAAGTCATCAACAAGGAAGCAAACGGTTACAGAAAATAAGCTTCTCTCTAAACGAGCAAGCGTTGTTTTGTCttctaaaaagaaaagcacTCCTTGTCTGACAGAAAAATCTCAAGACACTGAATCTTCTCTGGAAGCGGTTGAATTTAATCCCCATGAAccaattggaaaatatttcGATGTTAGAAACGATTTGAACCCTCAAGATGACGCGAGAATATCTTCAGTGGTACGGAATACAAAATATGTCACCCACATGCCCTCACAACCGAATAGCGACAGGAACCAAGAAAGTGAAGAgtcaaaagaagatcaaaATGCAAAGCAAGGCTCTCCCTTCAACGTTACTGTTGTGGGAAGATTGCCATCTCTTCGCCCAGAAGAATCGAACATTGAGAGAGAGAATGGAATAGTTGAGAATGCGGGACAAGCATCGCAAATTCCTGAACAGAAGGTACTATCAGATCGTGTTAAAGCATCAATGGCCGAAAGGGTGAACACTGTTTCGACGAAGGAACAAGATAGCGATACTCAAAATGAAGCCTCAAGTgctgaagaatttttgaactcGGATGCTAATGACGAACGCAAACAGAATGAAAGTAAAGTTTTCAACGATGATTTGTTTGGCGATTTTATTCACAAGCGTTCTGAAAGTGCAGAAAACAGTATCAATGGTTTGAACCATAAGTTCCAACAGAGAGAAGTTCTTGACGAAAAGAGCGAAATGAATACCAACTCCAACATCTCTTCCAAAACGGATGATAACGCTTCCACATTGATGCAAAAACCTTTTTCACAAGCAAGTAAAGTACTGACAGAGAATTCTGGAGACTCAATAAATACTCATAATGAAGCAAACGGCACAACATCAAAAGGTGATTCAAAAGATGCAGCATTAAAGGAAGAAACTTTTAAAGGAAGGACAGAAAAACGAGAAATTTTTCCTAGTATTCCAATGCCAGTACTTCGAGCCTCAAAAATAAGTTTTCAAAGGTCGCCATCATACATTGAACTGTTCCAAGGTATGCGAGTAGTTTTGGATAAACACGATGCTCATTATAATTGGAAGCGGTTGGCTAGTCAGGTCTCCTTGAGTGATGGGTTGAAAGTCAATACAGAGGAAGAAGCGGTGACCGCTAATACTACTTATGGTGGTGCCAACTCAGAGAGGATGAGCGCAATTTCTGAAATAgttgataataaaattcAGCAACCCATCCCAACTCTTCTGGCGAGGTATTCGGATAGTTCTAGTAACGATGACGCTGGTGATGAATTTTTCGAAATTGAAGAGGatctaaaagaaaagttgaagGGTAGTATTGACATTAATGAAGTTGATACCAATAAGAACTCATTCAATCTTGCCCCACGAATTGAAAAGCCACCGGCATTCAAAGTTATTAGAACATCGCCTGTACGAATCATTGGTAAGACCTTTGAAGACATCagaaaagaggaagagaCTTCTCCCTCTGATGCTTCATTTCTTTATGATGCACACAACGAGGATAAACCCGACAAAAGGTTGATGGAGCTGAAGTTTCCATCTCAAGATGAAGTTCAGGATGACAAATTCTATACTCCATCTGAGGAGCCCACAACCACATTTCCCGAAATTAAGATCCCAAAGAGTCCGGGATTAGATAACGTTACAATtaccaataataataatacggGTGATCAGTTTATTAATGACACTGCGCAAAACAGACCGGCTGATTTACTGGATGATTTAGAATTTAGTTCATTCGATATTGCATTTGGAAATTCTTCGATGAGTGCAGATGACATCAAAGTAGCGTCAAATTGGAATCGGaatttaaataaaacagtACCAGCTAACCCTACAAAAGTTCAAGAGTCTCCCAGGGGCCCATTAGTATATGTTCTTCCCGAAGGTAGTGGAAATCGTAAAGGGGATGGGCGTCTTCAAAATACAGACAACGATGAACCTATCTGGGTTTCGCCCAGTAAAATTGACTTTACGGACTTGAGTAAGAGGACTAAAGCATTGTCGCCAGAACGTAATGCTGTTCccttaaaaaatattaacaTCAATGGCAAATCCAAAACTACCAGAGAAGAATCTATCGGCAATATGACGAACGCGTTGTTATCTAAGGATGTTTCCTATGCATATTTGACTGATTTTGTCACTTTAAGTGATGATGAAGGTGATGGTAAAAGTGAAAAGGTGAGTTATACGGCGGACGGCCCCGAGAGGCTCGAATTTTATTGAGTGgatttattgatttttcttaaaCATAATGcaatatatacatttacATAAAATATGgacaaatttgaaaggaACTAAAAAGACAGGAGGAACCTCCCCTTTGTATGAGCTCAAAATAATTAATCAAAGGTGAAAGCCTTAGGGTCAATAGGCGTCCCATCGGGGGCTATGCCATTTTGACCAAATTTCCTTTCCATGTACAGTAGCCTAGCTTTATCGAAACTTATACTGTCATTTTCCATTATTTGCTTGATCTCGTTTTTGGAGATATCGTCCAATCCGCCTCTAGTGTCGTTGTTATTTTCTGAAATGATATCAAAATTACTTGAATGCAGACCACTCTCTAAATCATCAGTAAAAGAGTCATTTAGGCTAATATGTCTATCGAAGCGCGATTGGAATCTCGAACGTAGCTCACGAAATTTGTTGGCTATTGCCATTGTTAGTATGTCGACGtatattttgctttccGTCCCAAAATGTAGTTATATTACATACCAACCTTTCCATTCCGGTGTACCATAAATATGCATAAGGATATCAACACTAGCCAGAAAAGCAATTTGAAATAGAATAAATCCCACATTATAGTACTTGCAACCTTCTTGCAAGaagtattttcatttctctTCCTTGAATGAGGAGGGTGCTTTATATACACCTTGAACGCATTTTAGAtaccctttttttttttttttttcattttcccaTCTCATCGCTAAAACGCTTTTTTTACAGGGATTAAATAAGGTTTTGCCAAAATTGTATATATAACTATAAATAAGGAGCGTATAATCCGGttcatattattattaatatgTTATTATAAAGTACACAGATTCTTAGACGGTTGATGTTTATGTGTTAATCACGTTTAGCGTAGGAGATTTGTAAACTACAGCCACCATAATTATaattatttaatttttgaatacaAAAATCTGCGTMTACTAAATTTTCATACTCTACAACAGCAACACCTGTCGGTTGGCCATTTTCTTGTGGTTTTAATTCTGCGTTATTAATTTTACCAATGGGTCCGAATAAGTCGAATAAATCGCTTCTAGCTGTTGAGAATGGTAAATTGCTACAATGAATGAAACAATTTCTATCTCCACCTGGGTTGACACCTTCAGTAAATTTTGTTGCCGTTTCATCAACGTGCACGGTAATATCTTGCACAAGATCTGGTTCAGCATCTCTTATATCTTCTTCAGGGTCTTGCGGATCTTGGTTATAACGGTCGTTATCCTTTCTTCTGTTGTTGAAACGTCCCTCTCTAACTTCCAAGACTCTACCTTCCACTTCCATGCCGTTGAATGTGTCGATGGCTCTCATCATCTCGTCCTTTGTGGGGTAAATAACGGATCCAAACCCTCTGGAAAATCCGTTAAAATCCAGTTCAACATCGGCGCGTAAAACGCGTCCACATTCTTTGAACATGTCCTTCAAAGACTGCCAATTTATGGAATACGGTAAATTAATGATGAACACTTCGAACCCGTTATCTACTTCCTCTCTGGTAGCCTTTTTAGAAAACTCTTTGGAAGCTTCAGGTGGAGGATTGTCTTGTCTTACCATAAGTTTACGGTCCATGAAAAGAGCACCATCGAATTTTGATATAGCATCTTGAACAGATTCGTTATTGGTGAATTCTACAGTTCCCATACCACGATGATGGCCCTTTGATGTGATAATATCGGCCTCCACGATTTCACCCACTGTGCCAAACAACTCTTTCAGGTCTTCAGGGGTACAATCGAAGGTTAAGTTTCTCACGAAAAtgctgttttcaaaatttcttttggtaGCGTCAAATTGCTTTTCTAAGTCTCTTTCAACAATTGGGCCTAAACTACGACCTCTACCGCCACTGGCGCCACCGCCACGTCCGCCTCTGAATGATCCGCTTCCTCCTCTGCCACCACGTCCCCCTCGGCGGGGAGGCCAGTCTCTGTCATCGTGGTAACGGCCGCCGTATCCCTGGTCGTAACGATCGTTAAAACGGGAGCCTCGGTCACGCCTTTGATGGCGACTGCTACCGCCACTACCACTATTACTATTGTTATAATCATCATACCGGTCCCTGTCATCGCTCAAACGACGACGCACAGGCGACCTCGATCTGCTTCTATCATTTCCGTACATTCCTAGTCTTCTTTCCATCTTTACGAAATGACTTTACTGATGGTTTATTTTATACTCTTGTCTTCTTTCCGCCCGTAGCTTATTTCTAATGGGTCTATGTAATAATTCCTTCcaaattttattattttttcaatttttcaatttttcaatttttttcactatttgTAGAATTTGTCACTCACAACGACAACAAAGAGGTTAAAGGGAAGCCATGTAGAGTAAAGAACTAGTGGCTATTATCAGCGGCCACTGCTATTTCTTTGCTGGGTTTGCCGAAACCATTGGCGACGGCAACACCAGACGGCGAATTACTTCCGTTTCCTTGTCTACCTCTTCCTCCCCATCGAACCGCAGCCTGCAAGTGCCGTCTCTCTTGGTTCCAATGACGATTGCAGGATAGAAAGTCGTGGTTTCAGGGTACCTTGCCAAGACTTTCGTGCCTGGTGGATAGTTTTTAGTAGGGAAGCCTGGCGGAATCAGTAATAACTCTTTCCAATTACAC from Saccharomyces eubayanus strain FM1318 chromosome III, whole genome shotgun sequence includes:
- the GBP2 gene encoding single-stranded telomeric DNA-binding/mRNA-binding protein, which codes for MERRLGMYGNDRSRSRSPVRRRLSDDRDRYDDYNNSNSGSGGSSRHQRRDRGSRFNDRYDQGYGGRYHDDRDWPPRRGGRGGRGGSGSFRGGRGGGASGGRGRSLGPIVERDLEKQFDATKRNFENSIFVRNLTFDCTPEDLKELFGTVGEIVEADIITSKGHHRGMGTVEFTNNESVQDAISKFDGALFMDRKLMVRQDNPPPEASKEFSKKATREEVDNGFEVFIINLPYSINWQSLKDMFKECGRVLRADVELDFNGFSRGFGSVIYPTKDEMMRAIDTFNGMEVEGRVLEVREGRFNNRRKDNDRYNQDPQDPEEDIRDAEPDLVQDITVHVDETATKFTEGVNPGGDRNCFIHCSNLPFSTARSDLFDLFGPIGKINNAELKPQENGQPTGVAVVEYENLVXADFCIQKLNNYNYGGCSLQISYAKRD
- the DCC1 gene encoding Dcc1p, whose amino-acid sequence is MSINLHSASEYDTSYKLIQLTPELLDIIQDPAQNNQLRFKSLDEDKSEVVLCSHDKTWVLKQRKHSNTVLLMKEFVPEEPISFDETQLFGLSKPYMDILSFAKTESEFETREAEGQLNLDAVPMYDGELDFRERAMKKSSTRIFETLEELLENSPCSAVEGVSKWHKIGGSVKDGVLCILSQNFLSKALHVLLMSVMAESLDLQRLQIDDTYQAVGKDIENEFNPYTKEIIRTVLNKFAVQEQQSQEETWRLRIPFIAQWYGIQALRKYVSGTSMPLDEFLIKWKSLFPPFFPCDIDVEMLRGYHFKPTDKTIQYVARSTLPTDPKERFRVLFKLQSQWNLEDIKPLIEELNIRGMKIDSFIMKYARRKRLGKKTVVTSR
- the BUD3 gene encoding Bud3p, translating into MEKDLSSLYSQENGGGNHETHFIIKLFKSVLEASSKAGHSLLDENRSLSKWTDDVFTRSVIYRGSDDLIWGEFFICVYKPSTSTKLNAIIFDKLGTSCFQSVDISPDSQYYPAIENLSPTDQESNVKKCIAVVLLKRYPLLSRSDLSRILSNTSKKCDYDPTHAGDLASSCQLITAAPPEDVGKWLFASGFLQNKVINSALLDVIYENNESTIELNNRLVFHLGEQLEQLFNPVTEYSPEQTEYGYKAPDDDKATESDDVLVKAICNELLQLQTNFTFNLVEFLQKFLIVLRVKVLNEEVDGLSTAKLNRLFPPTIDEVTRINCIFLDSLKTATPYGSLEVLKACSITIPYFYKAYTRHEAATKNFSKDIKLFARHFSKVIPERDIYTEMKIETIIKGPQEKLLKLKLIVERLWKSKKWKPENQEVAKKYYDNVVDVIHSFGNLDSPLTSYSTRVFTPSGKILTELAKCWPVELQYKWLKRRVVGVYDVVDIIDEKKKNLLVIFSDYVVFINILESESYYASDGSNRPLISDILMNSLINEVPLPSKIPKLKVERHCYIDEILVSILDENSLRFDCLKGKDSFSVVCKLSSSFISSSTVADLITKARILEKDTAFHLFKASRSHFTLYSTAHELCAYDAEKIKSKFALFLNIPPSEEILDMNNLHLAFFAKFAKEGDSNSLIRLDILTKNGKKHVQIASNNIVSTIINQLAIEIPICYSSLKSPLVQDLLFVNVNLIESLEHKLKEAKRNSPDASKDSNSKASDVGNFDATHEKKRSYGTITTFRSYTSDLKDSSAAGKSKLTKEAKQISPVKPIKKAREIPKETKIVGGDSRRDDIEKQQGKKSKGFFGALKSVFGNKKKSKPIPPQKAPQKSSQRLPKSSTRKQTVTENKLLSKRASVVLSSKKKSTPCLTEKSQDTESSLEAVEFNPHEPIGKYFDVRNDLNPQDDARISSVVRNTKYVTHMPSQPNSDRNQESEESKEDQNAKQGSPFNVTVVGRLPSLRPEESNIERENGIVENAGQASQIPEQKVLSDRVKASMAERVNTVSTKEQDSDTQNEASSAEEFLNSDANDERKQNESKVFNDDLFGDFIHKRSESAENSINGLNHKFQQREVLDEKSEMNTNSNISSKTDDNASTLMQKPFSQASKVLTENSGDSINTHNEANGTTSKGDSKDAALKEETFKGRTEKREIFPSIPMPVLRASKISFQRSPSYIELFQGMRVVLDKHDAHYNWKRLASQVSLSDGLKVNTEEEAVTANTTYGGANSERMSAISEIVDNKIQQPIPTLLARYSDSSSNDDAGDEFFEIEEDLKEKLKGSIDINEVDTNKNSFNLAPRIEKPPAFKVIRTSPVRIIGKTFEDIRKEEETSPSDASFLYDAHNEDKPDKRLMELKFPSQDEVQDDKFYTPSEEPTTTFPEIKIPKSPGLDNVTITNNNNTGDQFINDTAQNRPADLLDDLEFSSFDIAFGNSSMSADDIKVASNWNRNLNKTVPANPTKVQESPRGPLVYVLPEGSGNRKGDGRLQNTDNDEPIWVSPSKIDFTDLSKRTKALSPERNAVPLKNININGKSKTTREESIGNMTNALLSKDVSYAYLTDFVTLSDDEGDGKSEKVSYTADGPERLEFY